The following proteins are co-located in the Molothrus ater isolate BHLD 08-10-18 breed brown headed cowbird chromosome 29, BPBGC_Mater_1.1, whole genome shotgun sequence genome:
- the BGLAP gene encoding LOW QUALITY PROTEIN: osteocalcin (The sequence of the model RefSeq protein was modified relative to this genomic sequence to represent the inferred CDS: inserted 1 base in 1 codon) produces MADVLEITLGRPXPPLAQATGPYKDTQGARAVLSPAQGGTMKSLLLLTLLALLTLGLCRRAAGGSASTKDSPSSEAFVSRRASAELVQRQKRNPGYGSSGPGAPPDPLEAKREVCELNPDCDELADQIGLQEAYRRYYGLV; encoded by the exons ATGGCGGATGTGCTGGAAATAACCCTGGGGAGGC GGCCCCCCCTTGCCCAGGCCACAGGACCCTATAAAGACAcccagggagccagggctgtgctcagcccagcacagggaggcacCATGaagtccctgctcctgctgaccctcctggccctgctcacccTCGGCCTCTGCCGCAGAG CTGCCGgtggctctgccagcaccaagGACTCGCCCAGCTCCGAAG cctttgTCTCCAGACGCGCCAGCGCCGAGCTGGTGCAGAGGCAGAAGCGCAATCCCGGCTATGGCAG CAGCGGCCCTGGAGCCCCGCCGGACCCGCTGGAGGCCAAGCGCGAGGTGTGCGAGCTCAACCCCGACTGTGACGAGCTGGCGGATCAGATCGGGCTGCAGGAAGCCTATCGGCGCTACTATGGGCTGGTGTaa
- the PMF1 gene encoding polyamine-modulated factor 1, which yields GGDGGAGGAEDGGADGGDGPEPAAAPGRAQVFSTVVDTFLEKLVAAGSYQRFVSCYRCFYKLQPQLTRSIYDQFISQLQTSIKEEIQEVQNEGNLEALFSLLDKIVEEAKDREEPAWRPSGVPAQDVRSALVPFLLRHRSHLRRALHERQHRSSSLAQDVLTGRDSIAELQQRIQARQQAWQAITKEQRELIMTLQEPQ from the exons ggcggcgatggcggcgcgggcggggctGAGGACGGCGGGGCCGATGGCGGGGACGGCCCGGAaccggcggcggccccggggcgcGCCCAGGTGTTCAGCACCGTGGTGGACACGTTCCTGGAGAAACTGGTGGCCGCGGGGAG CTACCAGAGGTTTGTCAGCTGCTACCGCTGCTTCTACAAGCTGCAGCCGCAGCTGACCAGGAGCATCTACGATCAGTtcatctcccagctccagacaTCCATAAAG GAGGAGATCCAGGAGGTGCAAAATGAAGGGAATCTGGAGGCACTCTTCAGTTTGCTGGATAAGATCGTGGAGGAGGCGAAGGACCGGGAGGAGCCAGCGTG GCGGCCCAGCGGGGTCCCGGCGCAGGACGTGCGCAGCGCCCTGGTGCCGTTCCTGCTGCGGCACCGCTCCCACCTGCGCCGGGCGCTGCACGAGcggcagcacaggagcagcagcctggcccaggaTGTGCTCACGGGGAGGGACAGcattgcagagctgcagcagaggatcCAGGCTCGCCAGCAGGCCTGGCAG GCAATCACTAAGGAGCAACGAGAGCTCATCATGACACTCCAGGAGCCCCAGTGA